The following DNA comes from Rhodothermales bacterium.
TCCGACGCCAGCCAGATGGCGGCCCGGGCGACATCTTCGGGCTCCCCAATGCGTTTGGTGGGGATGAGCCGCAACAGCTGGTCGTTGTAGATCTCTGGCGTCGTCAGTTTCTCGACGTTCATCGGGGTGCGGATGGCGCCGGGTGAAATCGAGTTCACGCGGATTTTCAAGTGGGCCACTTCCTGGGCGATGCTTTTCATCAGCAGCATCACGCCCCCTTTCGCCGCGGCATAGTTCACGTGACCCTCCCAGGGGATCAGGTCGTGCACCGAGCTCATGTGCAGGATCTTGCCCATCGCATAAGAGATGCTCCGGTCGATGCCCTGCCGTTTGAAGGCGCGGATGGCTTCGCGAGCGCAGAGGAACTGGCCGGTGAGGTTAGTGTCGATCACCCGCTGCCACTGGTCCATCGTCATCTCGTCCGTCGGGGCGTTGAGCTGGAAGC
Coding sequences within:
- a CDS encoding glucose 1-dehydrogenase, with amino-acid sequence MMPDTPTPYTPPNDMPPVPIHRVLAGQTALVTGASKGLGAAVAIGFAQAGANVVVNYHSDEAGAREVAAEIEAAGQRALVYKADVGKEDQVIAMFEAGRQTFGRIDIVVPNSGFQLNAPTDEMTMDQWQRVIDTNLTGQFLCAREAIRAFKRQGIDRSISYAMGKILHMSSVHDLIPWEGHVNYAAAKGGVMLLMKSIAQEVAHLKIRVNSISPGAIRTPMNVEKLTTPEIYNDQLLRLIPTKRIGEPEDVARAAIWLASDQSDYIHGITLYIDGGMTLYPGFIGGG